A single region of the Rathayibacter rathayi genome encodes:
- a CDS encoding integrase core domain-containing protein — protein sequence MISPLEMAARNQPNRAAKTIFHSDRGSVYTSADFGKLAKKLDIRQSMGRTGICWDNAWAESFNGTLKNERRNRTQYPTTEKAIRDVTRYIELRYNQQRLHSGLDYRTPNEAEQAWITENLRRVDNYSTGPRNVGQLTG from the coding sequence GTGATATCACCTCTCGAAATGGCGGCAAGGAACCAGCCGAACCGGGCCGCGAAAACGATCTTCCACAGTGACCGCGGCTCCGTTTACACCTCCGCCGACTTCGGGAAACTCGCGAAGAAGCTCGACATCAGACAATCGATGGGCCGGACGGGAATCTGCTGGGACAACGCGTGGGCCGAATCATTCAACGGAACACTGAAGAACGAGCGCCGCAATCGCACTCAATATCCGACAACAGAGAAAGCTATCCGCGACGTGACACGGTACATCGAACTGCGTTACAATCAACAACGACTTCACTCGGGACTCGACTATCGGACCCCGAACGAAGCCGAGCAGGCGTGGATCACCGAGAACCTACGCCGCGTAGACAACTATTCAACTGGTCCAAGAAACGTTGGGCAGCTCACTGGATAG
- a CDS encoding YceI family protein: MTDAITIPGYKAGTWVIDPTHSEVAFSVRHLMISKVKGKFERFTATFTTGENPLDSTVEATAEVASVNTNEPNRDGHLRTGDFFEAEQYPEIHFVSTAVRPHGDDFLVDGELTIKGTTKPVTFEVEFGGFGTDPYGNYKAGLTAKATIDRTDFGLTYNAALETGGVLIGEKVTITLDLQAAHQA; encoded by the coding sequence ATGACCGACGCCATCACCATCCCCGGCTACAAGGCCGGCACCTGGGTCATCGACCCCACCCACAGCGAGGTCGCGTTCAGCGTCCGCCACCTGATGATTAGCAAGGTGAAGGGGAAGTTCGAGCGCTTCACGGCCACGTTCACCACCGGTGAGAACCCGCTCGACTCCACAGTCGAGGCCACCGCCGAGGTCGCGTCCGTCAACACCAACGAGCCCAACCGCGACGGTCACCTCCGCACCGGCGACTTCTTCGAGGCCGAGCAGTACCCCGAGATCCACTTCGTCTCGACCGCCGTCCGCCCCCACGGCGACGACTTCCTCGTCGACGGCGAGCTCACGATCAAGGGCACCACCAAGCCCGTCACCTTCGAGGTGGAGTTTGGTGGCTTCGGCACCGACCCCTACGGCAACTACAAGGCCGGGCTGACCGCCAAGGCCACCATCGACCGCACCGACTTCGGTCTCACCTACAACGCGGCCCTCGAGACCGGTGGCGTGCTCATCGGCGAGAAGGTCACGATCACCCTCGACCTCCAGGCCGCTCACCAGGCGTAG
- a CDS encoding helix-turn-helix domain-containing protein, whose translation MRYDSTTGLDAEQLTELICRMWQIVAGRGEISGRPVLLNIREQVVITLIILRQNVNQTTIADMFGVSQPTISRVYRRIVPLIEQAWCLSGVC comes from the coding sequence ATGCGCTACGACTCTACTACAGGCCTGGATGCGGAGCAATTGACGGAGCTGATCTGTCGGATGTGGCAGATTGTCGCGGGAAGGGGCGAGATTTCGGGACGCCCGGTGCTGCTGAACATTCGCGAGCAGGTCGTTATAACTCTGATCATATTACGGCAGAACGTGAACCAAACGACTATCGCGGATATGTTCGGTGTGTCGCAGCCCACGATTTCTCGCGTATATCGGCGGATCGTCCCGCTGATCGAGCAGGCCTGGTGTCTGTCGGGGGTGTGTTGA
- a CDS encoding metal-sensitive transcriptional regulator — MSATDGQLHDALAVRKIANRLKRAQGQLASVITAVENGGDCRDVVTQLAAVSSALDRAGFAIISTAMRQCLIDDDTDTTDTPPRKLTVDELEKLFLTLT, encoded by the coding sequence ATGAGCGCCACCGACGGGCAGCTGCACGACGCCCTCGCCGTGCGGAAAATCGCGAACAGGCTCAAGCGCGCTCAAGGACAGCTCGCCTCCGTCATCACCGCAGTCGAGAACGGCGGCGACTGCCGCGACGTCGTCACTCAGCTCGCCGCCGTCTCCAGCGCACTCGACCGGGCCGGGTTCGCCATCATCTCCACCGCCATGCGCCAGTGCCTCATCGACGATGACACCGACACGACCGATACCCCGCCCCGCAAGCTCACCGTCGACGAACTCGAGAAGCTCTTCCTCACCCTCACCTGA
- a CDS encoding prolyl oligopeptidase family serine peptidase has product MGVQQTFRGIRSAAAAGYASLLVQHAEESMRGRPFGEQQITDVVDAVAFARERGAERVVLMGWSLGAAFVLSAAARTRVEGIIAVSPVFTVADLVRDVCTRLRLPQETAHLTLRKLGVTEPPTGQPNGADVPMLVLHSAGDTVAPLRRSIERADAAQNAELVIVEDAPHTLEWNVDRVRFEREVQGWLKRNSESATVGEDTDRGKE; this is encoded by the coding sequence GTGGGCGTTCAGCAGACGTTCCGCGGGATCCGCTCGGCTGCCGCCGCTGGCTATGCGTCGTTGCTCGTGCAGCATGCGGAGGAATCTATGCGAGGTAGACCCTTCGGCGAACAACAGATCACCGACGTCGTCGATGCCGTCGCTTTCGCGCGCGAGCGCGGCGCAGAGCGAGTCGTCCTGATGGGATGGTCTCTTGGAGCGGCGTTCGTCCTTTCTGCCGCGGCGCGGACTCGGGTGGAAGGAATTATCGCCGTGTCTCCCGTCTTCACGGTCGCCGATCTCGTACGCGACGTCTGTACACGTCTCCGCCTCCCACAGGAAACAGCTCACCTGACCCTCAGAAAGCTGGGCGTGACAGAGCCGCCGACCGGGCAGCCGAACGGGGCCGACGTTCCGATGCTTGTACTGCACAGCGCGGGCGATACCGTAGCGCCCCTCCGCAGGTCGATTGAGCGTGCCGACGCCGCCCAGAACGCTGAACTCGTGATCGTCGAGGACGCGCCCCACACGCTCGAATGGAACGTCGATCGTGTCCGATTCGAACGCGAGGTGCAAGGGTGGCTCAAGAGGAATTCGGAGTCAGCCACGGTCGGCGAGGACACCGATAGGGGCAAGGAATAA
- a CDS encoding rhodanese-like domain-containing protein, whose product MKSITVHDLAATIAPTVLDVREPDEYATGHARGAVNLPLSQLGQRLNEVPADRPVHIICQSGGRSSQATEALADRGYDVIDVTGGTSAWVAADLPVDHA is encoded by the coding sequence ATGAAGAGCATCACCGTCCACGACCTCGCCGCCACGATCGCGCCGACCGTCCTCGACGTCCGCGAACCCGACGAGTACGCCACCGGCCACGCCCGCGGCGCCGTGAACCTCCCCCTCTCCCAGCTCGGCCAGCGCCTGAACGAGGTCCCCGCAGACCGGCCGGTCCACATCATCTGCCAGTCCGGCGGACGCAGCTCCCAAGCCACCGAAGCACTCGCCGACCGCGGCTACGACGTCATCGACGTCACCGGCGGCACCTCCGCCTGGGTCGCCGCGGATCTCCCGGTCGATCACGCATGA
- a CDS encoding transposase family protein: MTAEHYAILVERMENEFLWQRRRGQPRRLSLAGALQVTLLYYRHNVTEQLIADLVGVDQSTVSRTIALVEAMLNVVTDDEQPDVKAALGETTAVIDGILLPCWSWADAPELYSGKHKTTGHNCQVLADLSGRLIHISDPIPGKHHDTHAFRETRLANTLNLSNTLADKGYEGTRMVTPIKKRPGEEHLPDHAKQHNCFVNTHRYVIERTIANIKTWRIVYTDYRRPLRTFRDAFNAVRGLIFFTQQKTNFA, encoded by the coding sequence ATGACGGCCGAGCACTACGCGATCCTCGTCGAACGGATGGAGAACGAATTTCTGTGGCAGCGACGGCGAGGACAGCCACGCAGACTCTCGCTCGCTGGGGCATTGCAGGTCACTCTTCTTTACTATCGCCACAACGTCACCGAGCAGTTGATAGCCGATCTCGTCGGCGTCGATCAGTCGACCGTTTCGCGGACGATCGCGTTGGTTGAAGCGATGCTTAACGTCGTGACGGACGACGAACAGCCGGACGTCAAGGCGGCGCTCGGTGAGACGACGGCCGTCATCGACGGTATTCTCCTGCCGTGCTGGTCCTGGGCTGACGCGCCAGAACTGTACTCCGGGAAACACAAGACCACGGGGCACAACTGTCAGGTCCTGGCTGATCTCTCCGGCCGGTTGATTCACATCTCGGATCCCATTCCCGGCAAGCACCACGATACTCACGCATTCCGAGAAACCCGCTTAGCCAACACCCTCAACCTCTCCAACACGCTCGCCGACAAAGGCTACGAAGGCACCCGAATGGTCACACCAATAAAAAAGAGACCAGGCGAAGAACATTTGCCAGATCACGCGAAGCAACACAATTGCTTCGTGAACACCCACCGATACGTGATCGAGAGAACAATAGCCAACATTAAGACCTGGCGGATAGTCTACACCGACTACAGGCGACCACTGCGCACCTTCCGAGACGCCTTCAACGCCGTCCGCGGGCTCATCTTCTTCACGCAACAAAAAACCAACTTTGCATAA
- a CDS encoding App1 family protein, whose amino-acid sequence MPLTPESKPLSAGKAEVLHRAARLEDRLHSFRMGRVTRKGYRPRVIPYTGYGTTTQLRVLARVLYTRPTPPGAEEVRPVEGVRGWRSFTSVFVSGAVVTVEADGQSHRVTADRGGVVDADLPITLEPGWHTITFSTAGSKPVEAPVFIVHPQARLGVVSDVDDTVMVTALPRPFVAAWNTFVLDEHARMPTPGMAVFLDRFARQYEGSPVIYLSTGAWNVAPALTRFLSRHLYPAGALLLTDWGPTHDRWFRSGKQHKEMNLRRLAAEFPDVRWLLVGDDGQHDEEIYSDFAHEHPDKVAAIAIRQLSTGEAVLAGGRSKAEDRSETSGTTWVYAPDGAGISEQLTELGIL is encoded by the coding sequence ATGCCGCTGACGCCCGAGAGCAAGCCCCTGAGCGCAGGCAAGGCCGAGGTCCTGCACCGCGCCGCCCGCCTCGAGGATCGACTGCACTCTTTCCGGATGGGAAGGGTGACGCGCAAGGGCTACCGGCCTCGGGTCATCCCCTACACCGGCTACGGGACCACCACCCAGCTGCGGGTGCTCGCCCGTGTCCTCTACACCAGGCCGACGCCGCCCGGAGCGGAGGAGGTGCGCCCCGTCGAAGGCGTGCGCGGCTGGCGGAGCTTCACCAGTGTCTTCGTCAGCGGAGCAGTCGTGACCGTCGAGGCCGATGGGCAGAGCCACCGGGTCACGGCCGATCGCGGCGGTGTGGTCGACGCCGACCTGCCGATCACGCTCGAGCCGGGCTGGCACACCATCACCTTCTCGACCGCGGGCTCGAAGCCGGTCGAGGCGCCCGTCTTCATCGTGCATCCGCAGGCGCGGCTCGGCGTGGTCTCGGACGTCGACGACACGGTCATGGTCACCGCGCTCCCCCGGCCCTTCGTCGCCGCCTGGAATACCTTCGTACTCGATGAGCACGCGCGGATGCCCACTCCCGGGATGGCGGTCTTCCTCGACCGCTTCGCCCGTCAGTATGAGGGCTCCCCCGTCATCTACCTCTCTACCGGCGCATGGAACGTCGCTCCGGCGCTCACGCGCTTCCTCTCGCGCCACCTCTATCCGGCTGGCGCACTCCTGCTCACCGACTGGGGCCCCACCCATGACCGCTGGTTCCGCAGCGGCAAGCAGCACAAGGAGATGAACCTGCGCCGGCTCGCCGCCGAATTCCCGGATGTGCGCTGGCTGCTCGTCGGCGATGACGGGCAGCACGACGAAGAGATCTACTCCGACTTCGCGCACGAGCATCCGGACAAGGTCGCGGCGATCGCGATCCGTCAGCTCTCGACCGGCGAGGCAGTGCTCGCGGGCGGGCGCTCCAAGGCCGAAGACCGCTCCGAGACCAGCGGCACGACCTGGGTCTACGCGCCCGACGGTGCCGGCATCTCTGAGCAGCTGACGGAGCTCGGCATTCTCTAA
- a CDS encoding potassium channel family protein yields MQQKRWQEITEWPLTVAAVIFLVAYAWEVLGHLTGATAAIADAVINATWVLFVLDYLIKLFLAERRGRWFVTHLFDVTVVALPILRPLRLLRLVTLVSILQRRAGAAFRGRVILFAASSTALLLFVASLAVLDAERDADGTLITTFHQALWWAFVTITTVGYGDLYPVTGTGRFIAAGIMLGGIALIGVVTATLASYIVERVTQHDENTDKRIQEQVRELSDQIRQLREELRERDATRLPRTEHGTTTPDTGSPGIGRDPSDATSSRHEAQR; encoded by the coding sequence GTGCAGCAGAAACGTTGGCAAGAGATCACTGAGTGGCCGTTGACAGTGGCTGCGGTGATCTTCCTGGTCGCCTACGCCTGGGAAGTGCTGGGCCACCTCACCGGAGCAACAGCGGCGATAGCTGATGCTGTGATCAACGCCACCTGGGTACTGTTCGTCCTGGACTACCTCATCAAGCTGTTCCTCGCCGAACGGCGCGGACGGTGGTTCGTGACGCACCTGTTCGACGTCACCGTGGTAGCGCTACCCATCCTGCGCCCGCTTCGGCTCCTCCGCTTGGTGACCCTGGTGTCGATCCTGCAGCGCCGTGCGGGCGCTGCATTTCGGGGCCGGGTCATCCTCTTTGCCGCGTCGAGCACCGCGCTGCTCCTCTTCGTTGCTTCCTTGGCAGTACTCGATGCTGAGCGAGACGCGGACGGAACTCTGATCACGACGTTCCACCAGGCGCTGTGGTGGGCGTTCGTCACGATCACCACGGTCGGGTATGGAGACCTCTACCCCGTGACCGGAACGGGGCGGTTCATCGCAGCCGGCATCATGCTGGGCGGCATCGCGCTCATCGGTGTCGTCACCGCCACCCTCGCCTCGTACATTGTGGAGCGAGTCACGCAACACGACGAGAACACCGACAAGCGAATCCAAGAACAGGTACGCGAACTCTCGGACCAGATCCGCCAGCTCCGCGAAGAACTCCGCGAGCGCGACGCAACACGGCTTCCCCGCACAGAACACGGGACAACAACACCAGACACGGGATCGCCAGGGATCGGTCGAGATCCGTCGGACGCAACCTCATCACGACACGAAGCGCAGCGATAA
- a CDS encoding IS3 family transposase has product MGITELLRTAFQASDGTYGYRRVTAQLARWGRPVAHETVRRLLRAAGLEPCQPKPWRPVTTTPRDPTDIPDLVKRDFTTHRPGCKWVGDITSRNGGKEPAEPGRENDLPQ; this is encoded by the coding sequence GTGGGTATCACCGAACTCCTCCGAACAGCCTTTCAGGCATCCGATGGCACCTACGGCTACCGCCGCGTCACCGCGCAGCTAGCGCGGTGGGGCCGTCCAGTCGCCCACGAGACCGTCCGCCGGCTCCTGCGCGCAGCAGGACTGGAACCCTGCCAGCCCAAGCCCTGGCGGCCGGTGACCACGACCCCACGCGATCCGACTGACATCCCCGACCTCGTCAAGCGGGACTTCACCACACATCGACCCGGCTGCAAATGGGTCGGTGATATCACCTCTCGAAATGGCGGCAAGGAACCAGCCGAACCGGGCCGCGAAAACGATCTTCCACAGTGA
- a CDS encoding DUF4238 domain-containing protein: MANKKRSKQRAATSARSAHARATPKPAGSDKAKPTSKLHHFVPQAYLRGFADAREQITAIKLPGEKRFTSAVRNVAAQTHFYRVSGLDQPDLIEEILSGIESDCMQALQAVERGVWPLPEEDRWKLGYFVSLQVVRGPDTRRTDEKIQGEMLRLQIGANGRDAFATDLTEALGRPATEEEVERYWREAVQPGGPSITIPMHEHITSMMEMSQELLKYIVGRPWQLFRFDKRSLITSDSPVGLIHDYEDTDMFHGVGFMTAWGISFPVTRKLGILMLDPLQVVEGVPAGDPLIFERGDKVRAGGYDAVRAGTTALAKFFNVHTSHNSREYLYHHPDDAASVPDELPEPQLTNMTMGGGLSDHEWDGTPMYGEPPRELEA; encoded by the coding sequence ATGGCGAACAAGAAGCGGAGCAAGCAGCGCGCGGCTACGAGCGCACGCTCAGCTCACGCGCGGGCAACACCGAAGCCAGCGGGGAGCGACAAGGCGAAGCCGACATCGAAGCTCCACCACTTCGTGCCGCAGGCCTACCTGCGTGGGTTCGCGGATGCGCGCGAGCAAATCACTGCGATCAAGCTGCCGGGAGAGAAGCGCTTCACCTCAGCCGTCCGCAACGTCGCCGCGCAGACCCACTTTTACCGTGTGTCGGGGCTCGATCAGCCTGACCTCATCGAGGAGATTCTTTCCGGCATCGAGAGCGACTGCATGCAGGCGCTTCAAGCTGTGGAGAGGGGCGTGTGGCCGCTCCCTGAGGAGGACCGATGGAAGCTCGGCTACTTCGTGAGTCTTCAGGTTGTCCGCGGCCCTGACACTCGCCGCACCGACGAGAAGATCCAGGGCGAGATGCTTCGCCTACAGATTGGTGCGAACGGGCGCGATGCATTCGCTACTGACCTGACCGAGGCGCTGGGACGACCTGCGACCGAGGAGGAAGTGGAGCGCTACTGGCGCGAAGCCGTCCAACCGGGCGGGCCGTCAATCACCATTCCGATGCACGAGCACATCACCAGCATGATGGAAATGTCGCAGGAGTTGCTTAAGTACATCGTGGGTCGGCCGTGGCAGCTCTTTCGCTTCGACAAGCGCTCCCTCATCACAAGCGATTCGCCGGTCGGCTTGATTCACGACTACGAAGACACGGATATGTTTCACGGTGTCGGGTTCATGACAGCATGGGGTATCAGCTTCCCCGTCACACGCAAGCTCGGCATCCTCATGCTCGATCCCCTGCAGGTGGTCGAAGGCGTTCCCGCGGGCGACCCCCTCATCTTCGAGCGCGGCGACAAGGTCAGGGCAGGTGGCTACGACGCCGTGCGAGCGGGCACTACCGCCCTCGCGAAGTTCTTCAACGTGCACACTTCTCACAACTCGCGCGAATACCTCTATCACCACCCGGACGATGCGGCCTCCGTGCCTGATGAGCTTCCGGAGCCGCAGCTAACCAACATGACCATGGGCGGCGGCCTGAGCGATCACGAGTGGGACGGCACGCCGATGTACGGGGAACCGCCGCGAGAGCTTGAGGCCTGA
- a CDS encoding FAD-dependent oxidoreductase, with the protein MRTVIIGGVAGGMSAATRLRRLDEEREIVVLERGAYVSFANCGLPYYVGGVIAERSALLLQTPESLAARFRLDVRVRHEAIAIDAVTRTVTVRDLALGRRFEIEYDSLVLAAGAGTGDDVDSGSIPTFTLRSIEDVDRITETVSTIREPSAIVVGAGFIGLEAVENLVARGVAVTLLQRGPQVLSPLDPEMAAPVQQALVDAGVDVRTSTTLTALSGRVAQLSDGTTVEADFIIRAAGVRPETGLARAAGIAIGPTGGIAVDARQRTSAASIWAVGDGVEKIDYLDVEPTLVTMAGLANRHGRAAADDIAGAATTDAAPALGTSIVGVLGLTIGLVGANEKRLLAAGRAHRILHTHPFSHAGYYPGAEQMAMKLLVDPLTDAILGAQIVGGDGVDKRLDVIAVAMTAGLTASALSRLELAYAPQYGSAKDPVNLLGYVAENTATGATRTLQWHELDAALEEGAVLIDVRSTAEHAASAIPGALSLPLEQLRERHHELPTGRVIVHCQVGQRGHTAARLLTQLGHDVRNLDGGYLTWTAGTRRTTIGSAAAAA; encoded by the coding sequence ATGAGAACAGTGATCATCGGAGGAGTGGCCGGCGGGATGTCCGCCGCCACGCGGCTGCGCCGCCTGGATGAGGAGCGCGAGATCGTGGTCCTCGAGCGCGGCGCGTACGTGTCGTTCGCGAACTGCGGTCTGCCCTACTACGTCGGGGGAGTGATCGCAGAGCGCTCTGCTCTGCTGCTGCAGACACCCGAATCGCTCGCCGCCCGGTTTCGACTCGATGTGCGGGTGCGGCATGAGGCGATCGCGATTGATGCGGTCACCCGGACCGTCACGGTGCGCGATCTCGCGCTCGGTCGCCGGTTCGAGATCGAGTACGACAGCCTGGTCCTCGCGGCCGGTGCGGGCACCGGGGACGATGTCGACAGCGGCAGCATTCCGACGTTCACACTGCGCAGCATCGAGGACGTCGACCGGATCACCGAGACTGTGAGCACGATCCGTGAGCCGAGCGCGATCGTCGTCGGCGCCGGCTTCATCGGCCTCGAGGCGGTCGAGAATCTCGTCGCCCGTGGGGTCGCCGTCACTCTCCTCCAGCGGGGTCCGCAGGTGCTGTCGCCGCTGGATCCAGAGATGGCTGCTCCCGTGCAGCAGGCGTTGGTCGACGCGGGCGTCGATGTGCGGACCAGCACGACCCTCACCGCACTCTCCGGCCGTGTCGCGCAGCTCAGTGATGGGACAACGGTCGAAGCGGACTTCATCATCCGCGCGGCGGGTGTGCGCCCGGAGACCGGTCTCGCGCGGGCGGCGGGCATCGCGATCGGGCCCACGGGCGGCATCGCGGTCGATGCACGGCAGCGCACGAGCGCCGCCTCGATCTGGGCGGTCGGAGACGGTGTGGAGAAGATCGACTACCTCGACGTCGAGCCCACCCTCGTCACAATGGCGGGATTAGCGAACCGTCACGGCCGCGCCGCTGCCGATGACATCGCCGGTGCCGCCACGACCGATGCCGCCCCGGCGCTGGGCACCTCGATCGTCGGCGTGCTCGGCCTGACCATCGGCCTCGTCGGCGCGAACGAGAAGCGCCTGCTCGCCGCTGGGCGCGCGCACCGCATCCTCCACACCCACCCGTTCTCCCACGCCGGCTACTACCCGGGCGCCGAGCAGATGGCGATGAAGCTGCTCGTCGATCCGCTGACCGATGCGATCCTCGGCGCGCAGATCGTGGGCGGGGACGGCGTGGACAAACGGCTCGACGTGATCGCCGTGGCCATGACCGCGGGGCTGACCGCCTCGGCGCTCTCCCGCCTCGAACTCGCCTACGCCCCCCAGTACGGCTCCGCGAAGGACCCGGTGAACCTCCTCGGCTACGTCGCGGAGAACACCGCGACCGGCGCGACCCGGACGCTGCAGTGGCACGAACTCGACGCGGCGCTCGAAGAAGGAGCCGTCCTCATCGACGTGCGCAGCACCGCCGAGCATGCAGCCAGCGCGATCCCCGGGGCGCTCTCCCTGCCGCTGGAGCAGCTGCGCGAGCGACACCACGAACTCCCGACCGGACGTGTCATCGTGCACTGCCAGGTCGGGCAGCGCGGGCACACCGCCGCCCGCCTGCTCACCCAGCTCGGCCACGACGTCCGCAACCTCGACGGCGGCTACCTTACCTGGACCGCCGGCACCCGCCGCACCACGATCGGCTCCGCCGCTGCTGCGGCCTGA
- a CDS encoding transposase — protein sequence MSSSRGKCSPEFRAEVVREVIDRSRSVADVAREFGLVPQTLTSWVAAHRRTSAGGEEELTVQDRARIKELERRVRELEEENLFLGKASAFFAKKFR from the coding sequence ATGTCCAGTTCCCGTGGGAAGTGTTCTCCGGAGTTCCGCGCGGAGGTAGTGCGCGAGGTGATTGATAGGTCGCGATCCGTCGCGGACGTCGCTCGAGAGTTCGGACTGGTTCCGCAGACCCTCACTAGTTGGGTGGCGGCGCATCGCCGAACCAGTGCCGGCGGCGAAGAAGAACTGACCGTTCAGGACAGGGCGCGAATAAAGGAACTCGAACGGCGGGTCCGTGAACTCGAAGAGGAAAACCTGTTTCTGGGAAAAGCATCCGCGTTCTTCGCGAAGAAGTTCCGCTAG
- a CDS encoding TetR/AcrR family transcriptional regulator yields MPLGNLVDRPFGESSQVRNEPVQVRSAARLASLLDAAAAVVDEVGFDRLTTAMVAERAGAAIGTVYRYFPDRIAVLQALRERALERFRRRVITEIRDTKPGNWWGAVDCAIDAFCEMHRGEPGFRSIRFVDTIHAPEVAGEAFEAGFFARRFAEILASEYGLPGGAQLSFRLEVTIEVADALLTRAFLIDPAGDQRFIDESRFLLRHYMTSSTPPATSASSTRADSCYATT; encoded by the coding sequence GTGCCTCTTGGAAACCTCGTCGACCGACCGTTCGGTGAATCGTCTCAAGTCCGTAATGAACCGGTGCAGGTGCGCAGCGCCGCCCGACTCGCCTCGCTACTCGATGCGGCGGCCGCCGTCGTCGACGAGGTCGGCTTTGACCGCCTCACGACCGCGATGGTAGCCGAGCGGGCCGGAGCCGCGATCGGCACCGTCTACCGCTACTTCCCGGACCGCATCGCGGTGCTTCAGGCGCTGCGCGAACGGGCGCTCGAACGCTTCCGCCGCCGGGTAATCACCGAGATCCGCGACACCAAGCCGGGCAACTGGTGGGGCGCGGTCGACTGCGCCATCGACGCCTTCTGCGAGATGCACCGCGGTGAGCCGGGCTTCCGCTCGATCCGCTTCGTCGACACGATCCACGCTCCCGAGGTCGCGGGCGAGGCGTTCGAGGCAGGCTTCTTCGCCCGCCGCTTCGCCGAGATCCTCGCCTCCGAGTACGGTCTGCCGGGCGGCGCTCAGCTCTCGTTCCGCCTGGAGGTCACGATCGAGGTCGCGGACGCGCTGCTCACACGCGCGTTCCTCATCGACCCCGCCGGCGACCAGCGCTTCATCGACGAGAGCCGATTCCTGCTACGCCACTACATGACCTCATCGACCCCGCCGGCGACCAGCGCTTCATCGACGAGAGCCGATTCCTGCTACGCCACTACATGA